One stretch of Comamonas testosteroni DNA includes these proteins:
- a CDS encoding shikimate kinase — protein MTVLKKFHIALVGLPGSGKSTIGRYLAKRWSMPFVDVDTAIEEHIGCTIRDFFAKEGESRFRDVEQEVLAALLARSDKTVVATGGGAVLKAENRQALAEHAQVVYLSASPHEIAKRLQRDTQRPLLQVDNPLQRLLDLHAIRDPLYKEVADFVVAGSGLSATQVAQRVAMQIELGQHS, from the coding sequence ATGACTGTTCTAAAGAAATTTCATATTGCCCTTGTGGGCTTGCCAGGCTCCGGCAAATCCACCATCGGACGCTATTTGGCCAAGCGTTGGTCTATGCCTTTTGTGGATGTGGATACTGCCATTGAAGAGCATATTGGCTGCACGATCCGCGACTTTTTTGCCAAGGAAGGCGAGTCCAGATTCAGGGATGTAGAGCAGGAGGTGCTGGCGGCGCTGCTGGCGCGATCTGATAAAACGGTGGTTGCCACAGGTGGCGGAGCTGTGCTGAAGGCCGAGAACCGGCAAGCGCTGGCCGAGCATGCACAGGTGGTCTATCTGAGTGCATCACCGCATGAAATTGCCAAGCGCCTGCAGCGAGACACCCAGCGCCCCTTGCTGCAGGTGGACAATCCTTTGCAGCGCTTGCTGGATTTGCACGCCATCCGGGATCCGCTCTACAAGGAAGTGGCGGATTTTGTGGTGGCGGGCAGCGGCCTGTCCGCTACGCAGGTGGCTCAGCGAGTGGCCATGCAGATCGAGCTCGGTCAGCATTCCTGA
- the aroB gene encoding 3-dehydroquinate synthase, translating into MNVETVHIDLDERSYPIVIAEGLLAQSSTWRTLPKAAAALVVTNDVVAPLYLSALKQALSGQYAQVHEVVLPDGEAHKDWQTLNLIFDALLQHGCDRKTVLFALGGGVVGDMTGFAAASYMRGVPFVQVPTTLLSQVDSSVGGKTAINHPLGKNMIGAFYQPQLVLCDLATLDTLPERELSAGLGEIIKYGPIADMQFFDWLEQNMDGLLRRDRDLLAHAVKRSVEIKAWVVGQDEKEAGLRAILNFGHTFGHAIEAGMGYGNWLHGEGVAAGMVMAAELSQRLGLVEAGFVSRLRKLIERAGLPVRAAVIDAQDNAGRYLELMRVDKKSEAGEIRFVLIDGPGKAVMRSAPDALVREVIESCCA; encoded by the coding sequence TTGAACGTGGAAACAGTGCATATTGATCTGGATGAACGCAGCTATCCCATCGTGATTGCAGAGGGCTTGCTGGCCCAGAGCTCCACTTGGCGGACACTGCCCAAGGCTGCTGCGGCTCTGGTCGTGACGAATGATGTCGTGGCTCCGCTTTATCTGTCTGCGCTCAAGCAGGCCTTGAGCGGTCAATACGCGCAGGTTCACGAGGTGGTGCTGCCCGATGGTGAAGCCCATAAAGACTGGCAGACTCTGAACCTGATTTTTGATGCCCTGCTGCAACACGGCTGCGACCGCAAGACGGTGCTGTTTGCGCTGGGCGGTGGCGTGGTGGGAGATATGACGGGCTTTGCTGCCGCCAGCTATATGCGTGGCGTGCCTTTTGTGCAGGTGCCGACCACGCTGCTGTCCCAGGTCGATTCCTCGGTGGGGGGCAAGACTGCCATCAACCACCCACTGGGCAAGAACATGATTGGGGCCTTTTACCAGCCGCAGCTGGTGCTCTGCGATCTGGCCACGCTGGATACCCTGCCCGAGCGCGAGTTGAGCGCAGGTCTGGGGGAAATCATCAAATACGGCCCTATTGCCGATATGCAGTTCTTTGACTGGCTTGAACAGAACATGGATGGCCTGCTGCGCCGCGACCGCGACCTGCTCGCCCATGCCGTCAAGCGAAGTGTGGAGATCAAGGCCTGGGTCGTGGGGCAGGACGAGAAGGAAGCGGGTCTGCGCGCGATTCTCAATTTTGGTCATACCTTCGGTCATGCGATCGAGGCCGGCATGGGCTATGGCAACTGGCTGCACGGTGAAGGCGTGGCTGCAGGCATGGTGATGGCAGCGGAGCTGTCCCAACGTCTTGGCCTGGTGGAGGCGGGCTTTGTCTCGCGTCTGCGCAAGCTGATCGAGCGAGCGGGCTTGCCGGTGCGCGCAGCGGTCATCGATGCCCAGGACAATGCGGGTCGCTATCTGGAACTGATGCGGGTTGACAAGAAATCCGAAGCCGGTGAAATCCGCTTCGTGCTGATCGATGGTCCCGGCAAGGCCGTGATGAGGTCGGCACCCGACGCACTGGTGCGTGAAGTGATCGAGAGTTGCTGCGCTTGA
- a CDS encoding deoxyguanosinetriphosphate triphosphohydrolase, translated as MTALASYACHPQQSRGRRFAEPQAPTRSDFQRDRDRIVHSSAFRRLVYKTQVFVNHEGDLFRTRLTHSLEVAQLGRSIARSLRLDEDLVEAICLAHDLGHTPFGHAGQDALNECMKPHGGFEHNLQSLRVVDRLEERYPAFDGLNLTFETREGILKHCSLSNAQWLNAREPGGVAQRFLDGTQPSLEAQLCNLADAIAYNAHDVDDGVRSGLITMTQLREAVPLFARYYTSTLADWPDLALPDAQRKLLYESIRRMLSDQVYDVIRHSQAGIEQAAVRSVQEVRQHGRTLIGFSEEMKAQSQVLKQFLFRQLYRHPRVMQTMDSAQQVVKELFAAYMVEPERMKPRFVQRAHIVTTLHERARVVADFIAGMTDRYAAREHERITGLRLLGEA; from the coding sequence ATGACCGCTCTGGCTTCCTATGCCTGCCATCCCCAGCAAAGCCGCGGGCGTCGCTTTGCTGAGCCCCAGGCTCCCACGCGTAGCGACTTTCAGCGCGATCGGGATCGCATTGTTCACTCCTCGGCCTTCAGGCGACTGGTTTACAAGACCCAGGTCTTTGTGAACCATGAGGGCGATCTGTTCCGAACCCGGCTCACGCACTCTCTGGAAGTGGCGCAACTGGGGCGCTCCATCGCGCGTTCTTTGCGGCTGGATGAAGACCTCGTTGAAGCCATCTGTCTGGCGCATGATCTGGGGCATACACCTTTTGGACATGCGGGGCAGGATGCGCTCAATGAGTGCATGAAGCCCCATGGCGGTTTTGAGCACAATCTGCAAAGTCTGCGTGTAGTGGATAGGTTGGAGGAGCGTTATCCTGCCTTTGACGGTCTGAACCTGACTTTTGAAACACGCGAGGGAATTCTCAAGCATTGCTCGCTCAGCAATGCGCAATGGCTGAATGCACGTGAGCCCGGCGGCGTGGCTCAGCGTTTTCTGGACGGTACTCAGCCTTCTCTGGAGGCGCAGCTATGCAATCTGGCGGATGCGATTGCCTATAACGCCCATGATGTGGACGACGGCGTTCGATCGGGCTTGATCACCATGACCCAGTTGCGTGAAGCCGTGCCTTTGTTCGCCCGCTATTACACCTCGACATTGGCGGATTGGCCCGATCTGGCTCTGCCGGATGCTCAGCGCAAGCTGCTCTATGAAAGCATTCGCCGCATGCTCAGTGATCAGGTCTATGACGTCATCCGTCACTCACAGGCCGGTATTGAGCAGGCGGCTGTGCGCTCGGTGCAGGAGGTTCGCCAGCACGGGCGGACGCTGATCGGTTTCAGCGAAGAGATGAAAGCGCAGTCCCAGGTGCTAAAGCAGTTCTTGTTCAGGCAGCTCTATCGGCACCCTCGAGTCATGCAGACCATGGACAGTGCTCAGCAAGTCGTGAAAGAGCTGTTTGCCGCCTATATGGTGGAACCTGAGCGCATGAAGCCGCGCTTTGTTCAGCGTGCCCATATCGTCACTACCCTGCATGAACGTGCGCGAGTGGTGGCGGACTTTATTGCGGGTATGACGGATCGTTATGCGGCGCGCGAGCATGAACGCATCACCGGGTTGAGGCTGCTGGGCGAGGCCTGA
- a CDS encoding DUF1415 domain-containing protein yields the protein MTETSTIADQAFPPELVIADTVRWLEKAVIGLNLCPFAKGVHVKAQIHYAVSDATDAEAVAEALHRELEALAEASAEKRDTTLLILPHALQDFLDFNDFLEVADAMVEELDLGGILQVASFHPQFQFEGTDVDDVTNCTNRSPYPILHLLREDSIDKAVEVFPEAETIYERNMETLEKIGIEGWLDLDVGARCPVTGHAQTKAEK from the coding sequence ATGACCGAAACTTCAACCATCGCCGATCAGGCTTTCCCGCCAGAGCTTGTGATTGCGGATACCGTGCGCTGGCTGGAAAAGGCCGTGATAGGTCTCAACCTATGCCCTTTCGCCAAAGGCGTGCATGTCAAAGCTCAGATCCACTATGCCGTCAGCGATGCGACCGATGCGGAGGCTGTTGCCGAGGCCCTGCATCGCGAGCTTGAGGCCCTGGCCGAAGCCAGTGCGGAAAAACGTGACACCACACTGCTGATCCTGCCCCATGCCCTGCAGGATTTCCTGGACTTCAATGACTTCCTTGAAGTGGCCGATGCCATGGTCGAGGAGCTTGATCTGGGCGGTATTTTGCAGGTCGCCTCATTTCATCCTCAATTTCAGTTTGAGGGCACTGATGTGGACGACGTTACCAACTGCACCAACCGCTCTCCCTATCCCATATTGCACTTGCTGCGCGAAGACAGCATCGACAAGGCTGTGGAGGTGTTTCCGGAAGCCGAGACGATATACGAGCGCAATATGGAAACGCTGGAAAAGATCGGTATCGAGGGCTGGCTGGACCTGGATGTCGGGGCCCGCTGCCCCGTGACCGGCCATGCTCAGACGAAGGCAGAGAAGTGA
- a CDS encoding class I SAM-dependent methyltransferase, which produces MGKTDKKQNLQKPAKTGTSDIAEQLGLKPGQSLELLKALHILTREGKLNQDSRRKLKQVYHLYQFIEPLLTELSKDGHAVTLADHGAGKSYLGFILYDLYFKALDQGRIYGIETRAPLVEASQKLATELGFERMEFLNMSVAESTRADFMPSQFDVVTALHACDTATDDAIAFGLEKQARAMVLVPCCQAEVAACLRQTKAMSLARTPLAELWRHPIHTREMGSQITNVLRCLYLEACGYQVTVTELVGWEHSMKNELIVARYTGQKKRSAAQRLRQLLAEFGLEGLAGARYPHLPETSAV; this is translated from the coding sequence ATGGGCAAGACCGATAAAAAGCAGAACCTGCAAAAGCCCGCCAAAACAGGGACGTCAGATATCGCCGAGCAACTGGGGCTCAAGCCCGGCCAGAGCCTTGAGCTGCTCAAGGCCCTGCATATTCTGACGCGCGAGGGCAAGCTCAACCAGGATTCGCGCCGCAAGCTCAAGCAGGTCTATCACCTCTATCAGTTCATCGAGCCTTTGCTGACAGAGCTATCCAAGGATGGGCATGCCGTGACACTGGCCGACCATGGCGCAGGCAAGTCCTATCTGGGGTTCATTCTTTACGACCTGTATTTCAAGGCCCTGGACCAGGGACGGATTTACGGCATCGAGACGCGTGCGCCGCTGGTCGAGGCATCTCAGAAGCTGGCGACTGAACTTGGCTTCGAGCGCATGGAGTTTCTCAATATGTCGGTGGCCGAGTCCACGCGAGCAGACTTCATGCCTTCGCAGTTCGATGTGGTCACGGCCTTGCATGCCTGTGATACGGCGACTGATGATGCGATCGCCTTCGGGCTGGAAAAGCAGGCCCGGGCCATGGTGCTGGTGCCTTGCTGTCAGGCCGAGGTGGCCGCATGTCTGCGCCAGACCAAGGCCATGAGCCTGGCGCGCACTCCGCTGGCCGAGTTGTGGCGTCACCCGATCCACACTCGCGAGATGGGCAGTCAGATTACCAATGTGCTGCGCTGCCTGTATCTGGAGGCTTGTGGTTACCAGGTCACGGTCACCGAGTTGGTGGGCTGGGAGCACAGCATGAAAAACGAATTGATTGTGGCCCGTTATACGGGACAGAAAAAGCGCAGTGCGGCGCAACGCCTGCGTCAGCTGCTCGCCGAGTTTGGACTGGAAGGTCTGGCGGGTGCACGCTATCCCCATTTGCCGGAAACCAGCGCGGTCTGA
- the pgi gene encoding glucose-6-phosphate isomerase: MTPLCHELPAWQALQTHYRSQIQHLDLRQAFAQDPQRLDALSMQAPHVFADLSKNLWTSETEALLRQLAVDSQLASKRDAMLAGAVINPSEQRSAMHWLLRTPADGGQLAQSPVLRSWPQDMHSALRGVHDTLDSMLALADQIRGSQQITDIVNIGIGGSHLGPEVVVNALEDWIDKDKNFHFVSNVDGHELGHVLRRVKPESTLFLIASKSFTTAETMLNARSARQWFLDHGGSADPQAPCSIDRHFVALTTNTQAAAEFGIQRTLGFWDWVGGRFSLWSAIGLPIAIAIGSAQFRALLSGAHAMDAHFFTAPLENNLPVRLGLLDIWYRNFCQFSSRCIAPYSHGLRRLTAYLQQLEMESNGKRINKNGVRLSVPTAPVIWGEPGTNGQHAFFQMLHQGQDVIPVEFIVLRDGGKYLGEHHQSLVVNAIAQAQALMVGRCGEGLEKDCPGNRPSSFLMLERLDPASLGALIALYEHRIFVSGAIWDINSFDQWGVELGKKLAKQLHARQNRNDWAGVDASTQELMKRLMESH, translated from the coding sequence TTGACCCCTCTTTGTCACGAGCTGCCTGCCTGGCAGGCTTTGCAAACCCACTACCGGTCGCAGATCCAGCATCTGGATTTGCGCCAGGCTTTTGCACAAGACCCACAACGTCTTGATGCACTGAGCATGCAGGCACCGCATGTATTCGCCGATCTGTCGAAGAACCTATGGACTAGCGAGACCGAGGCCTTGCTGAGACAGCTTGCCGTCGATAGCCAGCTCGCAAGCAAGCGCGATGCCATGCTGGCCGGCGCAGTCATCAATCCCAGCGAGCAGCGCAGCGCGATGCACTGGCTGCTGCGCACTCCTGCAGACGGCGGGCAGCTCGCCCAGTCACCTGTGCTTCGGTCCTGGCCCCAGGACATGCATTCGGCTCTGCGTGGCGTTCACGACACGCTGGATAGCATGCTCGCCCTGGCCGATCAGATCAGGGGCAGTCAACAGATCACCGATATCGTCAATATCGGCATCGGCGGCTCGCATCTGGGTCCTGAAGTCGTGGTCAATGCCCTTGAGGACTGGATAGACAAGGACAAGAACTTTCACTTTGTCTCCAATGTGGACGGGCACGAACTGGGGCATGTGCTGCGCCGGGTCAAACCGGAAAGCACGCTGTTCCTGATTGCCTCCAAATCCTTCACCACGGCCGAGACCATGCTGAATGCACGCTCGGCCAGACAGTGGTTTCTCGACCATGGGGGCAGCGCAGATCCGCAGGCCCCATGCTCGATTGACCGGCATTTCGTGGCCCTAACCACCAATACCCAGGCGGCCGCAGAGTTCGGCATACAGCGCACTCTGGGCTTCTGGGACTGGGTGGGCGGACGCTTTTCGCTGTGGTCCGCCATCGGGCTGCCCATTGCCATCGCCATAGGCTCGGCGCAATTCAGGGCGCTGCTGAGCGGCGCGCACGCGATGGATGCCCACTTTTTCACAGCCCCTCTGGAGAACAATCTCCCGGTGCGCCTGGGCCTGCTGGACATCTGGTATCGCAATTTCTGCCAGTTTTCCAGCCGCTGCATCGCGCCTTACAGCCATGGGCTGCGCCGCCTGACAGCCTATCTGCAGCAGCTGGAGATGGAGAGCAACGGCAAACGCATCAACAAGAATGGCGTTCGGCTCTCCGTCCCCACTGCGCCGGTGATCTGGGGCGAACCCGGCACCAATGGGCAACATGCCTTCTTTCAGATGCTGCATCAGGGGCAAGATGTCATACCGGTCGAATTCATTGTCCTGCGCGACGGGGGCAAATACCTGGGAGAGCACCATCAAAGCCTGGTGGTCAACGCGATTGCCCAGGCCCAGGCGCTGATGGTGGGGCGCTGTGGAGAAGGTCTGGAAAAAGACTGTCCCGGCAATCGCCCCAGCAGTTTCTTGATGCTTGAAAGACTGGATCCGGCCTCTCTGGGCGCCTTGATTGCGCTGTATGAACATCGCATTTTTGTCTCTGGCGCCATATGGGACATCAACAGCTTCGACCAGTGGGGTGTGGAGCTGGGCAAGAAGCTGGCAAAGCAGCTGCATGCTCGCCAGAACCGCAATGACTGGGCAGGAGTGGACGCGTCGACGCAGGAGCTGATGAAGCGCCTGATGGAAAGTCACTGA
- the tal gene encoding transaldolase has product MNQLEALKQFTTVVADTGDFHQLAQFQPQDATTNPSLILKAVQKTEYAPLMRATVAQFKDRGLDEIMDRTLVRFGCEILSTIPGRVSTEVDARLSFDTVATVTRAERLIELYQAAGIHTERVLIKIAATWEGIEAARILEQRGIHTNLTLLFSFCQAVACGQAKVQLISPFVGRIYDWYKKQAGAQWDEAAMAGTNDPGVRSVQKIYDYYKHFDVSTEVMGASFRNTGQILALAGCDLLTIAPELLAQLRAQQDDDMPLTRALDPNKARAQPQERVLYDQASFRFALNEDAMATEKLAEGIRAFTADTLKLEALMQQAAAD; this is encoded by the coding sequence ATGAATCAGTTGGAGGCGCTCAAGCAATTCACGACCGTGGTCGCGGACACCGGTGATTTTCATCAACTGGCGCAGTTTCAACCGCAAGATGCCACCACCAATCCATCCCTGATTCTCAAAGCGGTTCAAAAGACCGAATATGCGCCGCTGATGCGCGCCACCGTGGCGCAATTCAAAGACAGAGGGCTGGACGAAATCATGGACCGGACGCTGGTGCGCTTCGGCTGCGAGATTCTGAGCACCATACCCGGTCGTGTCTCCACCGAGGTTGATGCCCGCCTGTCTTTCGACACCGTGGCCACGGTCACGCGCGCCGAGCGACTGATCGAGCTGTATCAGGCCGCAGGCATCCACACCGAGCGCGTGCTCATCAAGATCGCCGCCACCTGGGAAGGGATTGAAGCGGCCCGCATTCTCGAGCAGCGCGGCATTCACACCAATCTGACGCTGCTGTTCTCCTTCTGCCAGGCCGTTGCCTGCGGTCAGGCCAAGGTCCAGCTCATCTCACCCTTTGTGGGCCGCATCTACGACTGGTACAAAAAGCAGGCCGGCGCGCAGTGGGATGAGGCCGCCATGGCCGGGACCAATGATCCGGGCGTGCGCTCCGTACAGAAAATCTACGACTATTACAAGCACTTCGATGTTTCCACCGAGGTCATGGGTGCAAGCTTTCGTAATACCGGCCAGATTCTGGCTCTGGCGGGCTGCGATCTGCTTACCATTGCACCTGAGCTGCTGGCCCAGCTCCGCGCACAGCAGGACGATGACATGCCTTTGACCCGCGCCCTGGACCCGAACAAGGCCAGAGCCCAGCCACAGGAACGCGTTCTGTATGACCAGGCCTCGTTTCGCTTTGCGCTGAACGAAGATGCCATGGCCACCGAAAAGCTGGCCGAGGGCATTCGCGCTTTCACCGCAGACACCCTGAAGCTGGAAGCATTGATGCAGCAAGCGGCTGCAGATTGA
- a CDS encoding SIS domain-containing protein: MLDRITASLPSLAPAEQRVARLVLADPRAFAHLPVRELAVRAHVSKPTVVRFCRSMGYDGLADFKLKLAGSVSEGVPFIHRSVDSDDKTSDVMVKVVDNAVAAFLQYRNAASTAAIEQAAQAIAATWQTGKRIEFYGAGNSGIVALDAQHKFFRLGVTSLATSDGHMQVMSATLLGPGDCVVIISNSGRTRDLMDAADIARKNGATTIAITASGSPLASACQVHLAADHPEGYDRYSPMVSRLLHLLIIDVLATCVALRIGPALQPALEQMKNNLRAKRYT; the protein is encoded by the coding sequence ATGCTTGATCGGATTACTGCCTCCCTTCCGTCCCTGGCGCCTGCAGAGCAGCGTGTTGCACGCCTGGTACTGGCCGATCCGCGGGCCTTCGCGCATCTGCCGGTGCGAGAGCTGGCAGTGCGGGCACATGTCAGCAAACCCACGGTGGTGCGCTTTTGTCGCAGCATGGGCTATGACGGCCTGGCGGACTTCAAGCTCAAGCTCGCGGGCAGCGTCAGCGAAGGCGTGCCCTTCATCCATCGCAGTGTGGACAGCGATGACAAGACCAGCGATGTCATGGTCAAGGTGGTGGACAACGCGGTTGCCGCTTTTCTGCAGTACCGCAATGCAGCCAGCACGGCGGCCATAGAGCAGGCTGCGCAGGCGATTGCAGCGACCTGGCAGACGGGCAAGCGCATCGAGTTCTACGGCGCCGGGAACTCGGGCATCGTGGCGCTGGATGCCCAGCACAAGTTCTTCCGCCTCGGTGTGACCAGCCTGGCCACCAGCGATGGCCATATGCAGGTCATGAGCGCCACCTTGCTGGGGCCGGGGGACTGCGTGGTCATTATTTCGAACTCCGGCCGAACGCGGGATCTGATGGATGCGGCGGATATCGCCCGCAAGAACGGGGCCACCACGATTGCCATCACGGCCAGCGGCTCTCCTCTGGCCTCGGCCTGCCAGGTGCATCTGGCGGCCGATCACCCCGAAGGCTACGACCGCTACAGCCCCATGGTGTCGCGGCTGCTGCACCTGCTCATCATCGATGTGCTGGCGACCTGTGTGGCTTTGCGCATCGGGCCTGCGCTGCAGCCGGCGCTGGAGCAGATGAAGAACAATCTGCGCGCCAAGCGCTATACCTGA
- the catC gene encoding muconolactone Delta-isomerase — MLYMVEMIVQIPHSLDPALVAQIKQDEKEYSQKLQREGKWRHIWRVVGEYANVSIFDVQSNDELHSLLSGLPLFPYMQIKVKPLANHPSSIVQE, encoded by the coding sequence ATGCTGTACATGGTCGAAATGATTGTCCAGATCCCCCACTCGCTGGACCCCGCACTGGTCGCGCAGATCAAGCAGGACGAGAAGGAATACTCGCAAAAGCTGCAGCGCGAAGGCAAGTGGCGCCATATCTGGCGCGTGGTGGGCGAATACGCCAACGTCAGCATCTTCGACGTCCAGAGCAATGACGAACTGCACAGCCTGCTCAGCGGCCTGCCACTGTTCCCCTATATGCAGATCAAGGTAAAGCCCCTGGCCAACCACCCCTCCTCCATCGTGCAGGAGTAA
- a CDS encoding short-chain fatty acid transporter → MSKITAFFTELMRKYLPDPFVFAILLTLLTMVLAFAVESRPVNLVVEDWGKGFWSLLAFTTQMAVILVMGYVLAAAPLVNRFLDRIASHVHTPRQAIIVATIVGCVGSYLNWGFGLVIGGIMARKLALKVKGVHYPLIIASAYTGFTMYSLGFSATIPVLISTKGHTFESSMGLIPLTQTIFSAPMLLTSLAVLIALPLLNAAMHPKAGEKIVELDPAVAADEGKGGAGHDLLGDQKTLAYRLNNSRVLNLLIGLCGMAYVVLHFVKGGNLDLNMINFFILFLGVLLLRTPMLYVEKVNEGVKTIGGIILQFPFYAGIMAIMHGSGLVESIAHIFVSVASEHTLPLWGLVSSFAINFFAPSGGGHWVLQGPFMIDAAKTLGASQAQTAMSVMLGNGWNDLVQPFWILPALALSKLKLKDIMGYTVVSMMLVGVIYATTMLIWPHL, encoded by the coding sequence ATGTCGAAAATCACCGCCTTCTTCACCGAGCTGATGCGCAAGTATCTGCCCGACCCCTTTGTCTTTGCCATCCTGCTGACCCTGCTGACCATGGTCCTGGCCTTTGCCGTGGAAAGCCGGCCCGTCAACCTCGTGGTCGAGGACTGGGGCAAGGGCTTCTGGAGCCTGCTGGCCTTCACCACGCAGATGGCCGTGATCCTGGTCATGGGCTATGTGCTGGCGGCTGCGCCCCTGGTCAACCGCTTCCTGGACCGCATCGCCAGCCACGTGCACACACCGCGCCAGGCCATCATCGTGGCCACCATCGTGGGCTGCGTGGGCAGCTACCTGAACTGGGGCTTCGGCCTGGTGATCGGTGGCATCATGGCGCGCAAGCTGGCGCTCAAGGTCAAGGGCGTTCACTATCCGCTGATCATCGCCTCGGCCTATACCGGCTTCACCATGTACAGCCTGGGCTTCTCGGCCACGATTCCGGTGCTGATCTCGACCAAGGGCCACACCTTCGAGAGCAGCATGGGCCTGATCCCGCTGACGCAGACCATCTTCTCCGCACCCATGCTGCTGACCAGTCTGGCCGTGCTCATTGCCCTGCCGCTGCTCAATGCCGCCATGCATCCCAAGGCCGGCGAGAAGATCGTGGAACTGGACCCCGCCGTGGCCGCCGACGAAGGCAAGGGCGGCGCAGGCCACGACCTGCTGGGCGACCAGAAGACCCTGGCCTACCGCCTGAACAACAGCCGCGTGCTCAATCTGCTGATCGGCCTGTGCGGCATGGCCTATGTGGTGCTGCATTTCGTCAAGGGCGGCAACCTCGACCTGAACATGATCAACTTCTTCATCCTGTTCCTGGGCGTGCTGCTGCTCAGAACACCCATGCTCTACGTGGAAAAGGTCAACGAAGGCGTCAAGACCATCGGCGGCATCATCCTGCAGTTCCCCTTCTACGCGGGCATCATGGCCATCATGCATGGCTCTGGCCTGGTGGAGTCCATCGCCCACATCTTCGTGAGCGTCGCCAGCGAGCACACGCTGCCGCTGTGGGGCCTGGTCAGCTCCTTCGCGATCAACTTCTTCGCGCCCTCGGGCGGCGGCCACTGGGTGCTGCAGGGCCCGTTCATGATTGACGCGGCCAAGACTCTGGGGGCCTCGCAAGCCCAGACCGCCATGTCGGTGATGCTGGGCAATGGCTGGAACGACCTGGTCCAGCCCTTCTGGATCCTGCCGGCCCTGGCCTTGTCCAAGCTCAAGCTCAAGGACATCATGGGCTATACCGTGGTTTCCATGATGCTGGTCGGCGTCATCTACGCGACCACCATGCTGATCTGGCCTCATCTGTAA
- a CDS encoding SDR family oxidoreductase translates to MSSQNASLPVRPRVLITGGGAGIGAAAAERCRADGYEPIIIDRVVDHVPGGIQADLSNTEDTARALRQALEGGPITRLVNNVGVVVPNDAASQTLAEFDLAVSLNLRCAFQCMQSLLPGMKEAGFGRIVNMSSRAALGKDLRTAYAATKAGLIGMTRVWALELGQWGITANAIGPGPIRTELFDKANPPDAPRTQKIIQSVPVKRVGTPEDVAHAVSYMLDERSGFVTGQVLYVCGGMTVGVASV, encoded by the coding sequence ATGTCTTCCCAGAACGCTTCCCTTCCCGTCCGCCCCCGTGTGCTGATCACCGGCGGCGGTGCCGGCATCGGCGCCGCCGCTGCAGAGCGCTGCCGCGCCGATGGCTACGAGCCCATCATCATCGACCGCGTGGTCGATCACGTTCCGGGCGGCATCCAGGCTGACCTCAGCAATACCGAGGACACAGCCCGCGCCCTGCGTCAGGCTCTGGAAGGCGGCCCCATCACACGCCTGGTCAACAACGTGGGCGTGGTCGTGCCCAATGATGCCGCGTCCCAGACCCTGGCCGAGTTCGACCTGGCCGTCTCGCTGAACCTGCGCTGCGCCTTCCAGTGCATGCAGTCCCTGCTGCCCGGCATGAAGGAGGCGGGCTTCGGGCGCATCGTCAACATGTCCTCGCGCGCCGCGCTGGGCAAGGACTTGCGCACCGCCTACGCTGCCACCAAGGCCGGCCTGATCGGCATGACGCGCGTCTGGGCGCTGGAGCTGGGACAGTGGGGCATCACGGCCAACGCCATAGGCCCCGGCCCCATCCGCACCGAGCTGTTCGACAAGGCCAACCCGCCCGATGCACCGCGCACGCAGAAGATCATCCAGTCAGTCCCCGTCAAGCGCGTGGGCACTCCCGAGGATGTGGCCCATGCCGTGTCCTACATGCTCGACGAGCGCAGTGGCTTTGTGACCGGACAGGTGCTCTATGTCTGCGGCGGGATGACCGTCGGCGTGGCGTCCGTATAA
- a CDS encoding YciI family protein, with protein MPFIIETFDKPGHQAVRQAHRPAHLGFLDTHKHLLLACGAKLADDGSDLGGGLYVVELDTREAARSFIESDPFFAAGLFERVSITRWRKAYVAGASHLPAAA; from the coding sequence ATGCCCTTCATCATCGAAACCTTCGACAAGCCCGGCCACCAGGCCGTGCGCCAGGCCCATCGCCCCGCGCACCTGGGCTTCCTGGACACCCACAAGCACCTGCTGCTGGCCTGCGGCGCCAAGCTGGCCGACGACGGCAGCGACCTCGGCGGCGGCCTGTACGTGGTGGAACTGGACACGCGCGAAGCAGCCCGGTCCTTCATAGAGTCCGACCCCTTCTTCGCCGCCGGCCTGTTCGAGCGCGTGTCCATCACCCGCTGGCGCAAAGCCTATGTGGCCGGCGCCAGCCACCTGCCTGCGGCGGCCTAG